A stretch of DNA from Agrobacterium cucumeris:
ATATTCTCGGCTGGTTCAAGGACGGCAAGGTGCTGACACCGGTGCCGGAAACGCCGGTCAAGGGGTGAGGCCTGTTGGCAAGCCCTGACCAATATCCCCTGGTGAGGCGAATGGCTTTGTCCGCTCACAAATCCCGCGCACCGTCACCCCGGACTTGATCCGGGGTCCAGCGCGGTCAAGTCTTTGATCGCAAAAGAATTGTTTCTCACGGCGCAGACGCGCCGTGGCTGGATGCCGGATCTAGTCCGGCATGACGGAAGAGAAGTTTGTGACGACGGCGGTCGACCCCGCGCCTGCACTCGTCCCTATTCCGCAATCTCCGAGCTTCCCACCCAACGCCCTTCGGCAAACGACCGGGCCATGGCATGGATGCTTCGCTCGATCTTCAACCCTTCCTCGAAATCGATGATATGGGCCTTTTTCCCCTCGATTGCCGCGATCAGTTCCCTGCATTCGATGACCTTCAGATCGTTGAAGCCGAGGCCGTGGCCCGGGGCGGGGATGAAGCGGTCATAGGGCTTGTGGTGCGGCGCGGTAAGGATGGTTCTGAAACCCTGCTCTTCCGGGCGTCCATCCGTGGTGTAAAGCTGGAACTCGTTCATCCGCTCCTGATCGAACAGGATCGAGCCCGTGGAGCCATAAATCTGGATGGCAATGCGGCCCTTGCGGCCCCAGGCGGAGCGGTTGGCGATGAGTACGGCGGAAATGCCGCCTTCGAGCTTTAAGAGAACGCTGGCAAGATCGTGTGTCTCGACGGCGCGCTCGCCGCCGCCGGCAAGCGGGCGGGTCTCGTAAGGTTTCACCATGTCGGTGATGGCGCTTTCGGCATGGCCGAAGAGGGCGAAGAGCAGCGACAGCGGATGCACGGCGAAATCATCCAGCGCGCCGTAACCGGAAGACGCCTCGCTCTTCCAGTAGAAGGGCTGAGTGGCATCGGCCATGAAGTCCTCGTCCATTTCGGCGCGGACTTGATAGACGTTGCCAATCGCGCCTTCGTCGATCAGGCGGCGGATGTGGCGGATGACGGGGTTCTGAATGTAATTATAACCCATCGCCGCGGCCTTGCCGGACCGGCGGGCGGCATCGCGCATCTTCACCGCGTCGGCAAAGGCGGGCGCCATCGGCTTTTCGCACCAGACATGTTTGCCGGCCTCAAGGGCGGCAATCGCCATTTCCGGATGGAAAGCATTCGGTGTGGTGACCGAGATGACATCGATCTCGGGATTGGAAAGCAGGTCGCGCCAGTTACCCGTCGAGTGGGCAAAGCCGAACTCGGCAGCTTTCTTCGCCGCAAGCTCGGGGTTTACTTCCGCGAGCGTCACGAGGCGGGGCCGTTCCACATCGCCGAAGACGCTCGTGACGTTATTCCACGCCAGCGCGTGGCATTTGCCCATGTAACCGGTGCCGATAAGGCCCACGCCAAGAGCGGCCATGGTATTCTCCTCCCGAAATTATTTGAATCAATTCAATTCGTTAATTGCGTTTGTTGTGTGCCAAGACAGTCTCAAGACGTATCTTCGCGCGCTCCCCCATTCCTGTGCCTGTCACAGGAAACCAGCCGACGCGGCTCTCGCGCGACGGAAAGACACCCTTTCAGCCCAAGGACTTGGGCTGGCTGGATCCCTGTGACGAGCACAGGGATGAGGCGGCGGCGGTGTTTGCCTGAACTGCTTACGGATTATCCCGCTTGAAAATCCAGTCGTGATCCGGGTGGTTCTTGAAGCGCCATTTGCGCATCGGCCCTGCCATCACGTTCAGATAATACATCTCATAACCATAGGGCGCGCCGCAGGGGTGGTGGCCCTTGGGCACCAGCACGACATCGCCGTCCGACACCGCCATGGTCTCATCCAGCGAACCGTCTTCGGTAAACACGCGCTGGAAACCGAAACCCTGCGCCGGGTTGAGACGATGATAATAGGTCTCCTCCAGATAGGTCATGTCTGGATAGTTATCCTCATCATGCCGGTGCGGCGGATAGGACGACCAGTTGCCCGACGGCGTGAAGACTTCCGTCACCAGCAGGCTGTCCGCCACATCGCGCTCTTCCATGGCGATGGGGAAGATGTAACGCGTATTGGCGCCCTTGCCGCGTTCGGTCAGCTGCACGCCATTGGGACCGATCTGCTGCGCCTCGCGGCTGCCTTTTTCGCCGGGAGCGGTGCAGACGCCGACGGTGCAATCGGTCGTGGCGGTCAGCGACCATTCGGAGCCGGCCGGAACATAGACGCAGTGCGGCGGCTTGCGTTCGAACACATTCATGCGGTCGCCGAGTTCACCGAAGTCCTTGCTGCCCGCGGAGATCGTCGCCTTGCCTTCCACCAGCACGAGGATGACTTCGGTATCGCCGGTGTTTTCCGCCGCCGTCTCGCCCGGCTTCAGGCGGTAGAGGCCGAAACCGACATAACCCCAATCCGCGCTTTGGGGCGTGATATCGTGCACCTTGCCGCTGGTCGCGACCGGCTTGCGCAGAAGTGAGGTCATGGTGGTGTTCCTTTTTGTGAGCAGTTCGATAATTCATGCCATCTCGTCATTCCGGCTTTGAGCCGGAATCCAGCCGACGCGCGTCCGCGCGGCGGGAAGACTCTTTTCAGCCCAAAGACTTGGGCTGGCTGGATTCCGGCTCAAGGCCGGAATGACGGATGGGGTAGGCCGCCCGCCTTCCTTTGCTCAGCTCAAGCAGCCTCGGCCTTATCCAGCCCCGCCTCGCGCGCAAAAGCCTTCAGCGATTTCAGCCCCAGGCTCTGATATTCGAACGGGTTGCGGACATCTGGGTCCTGTTCGGCCTCGATCACCAGCCAGCCGCTGTAGCCATGCTCCGCCGCCACTTTCAGCACCGGCGGAAAGTTCACGCCGCCTTCGCTGTCGCCCGGCACGGTGAACACGCCACGGCGAACGCCTTCGAGGAAGGAGAGCCGCTCACCCCGAACCTGATCGGCAATGACGGGGCGCACGTTCTTGGCATGGATATGGCCGACGCGGCCCATATATTTCTGCGCGACGCGCACGGGATCGCCGCCGCCGAACAGGCAATGGCCGGTATCGAGCAGCAGATGCGTCTTCGGACCGGTATGCTTCATCAGGAGATCGATTTCCTCTTCGCTCTCCACCACCGTGCCCATGTGGTGGTGATAAACGAGGGTGATGCCCTGTTCTGCGGCAAAAGCGGCCAGCGCTTCGACACCCGCACCGAATTTCGCCCAGTCGTCGGCCGCAAGGCGCGGCCGGTCAACCAGCGCCGTGTCGTCAGCACCATGGATGGCGTTGGAGGTTTCGCAGACGATGATGACCTTCGAGCCCATGGCCTTCAAGAGATCAAGCGCCGGCTGCATCGCCTTCTTTTCGGATTCGATGTCATCGGTCAGAAGGTTCAGCGAATGCCAGCCGGAGACGAAGGAGAGGCCGCGCGGCGAAAGCACGCCCTTCAGGCCTTCCGGCTCCGTCGGGAACTTGTGGCCTTTTTCGATGCCGTCGAAACCGATCTTGGCGGTTTCATCGAGGCATTGTTCGAGGCTGATATGCGCGCCCAGCGTGCGGTCGTCGTCGTTGGACCAGGCAATCGGGTTGGTACCGTAACGGATCATCTTACTGTCTTTCCTTGAGATGGTTTTCATAACGAGCGCGCGCGCCGGCAATTTCGCCGCGCTCGGAAATTTCAGGCACTGCGACATCCCACCAGTGACCGCCGGCCTGCGGCGTCGGGTAAGGATCGGTATCGATGACGATGACGGTGGTGCGGCTGGAGGCACGGGCCGCCGCAAGCGCCTCTTCCAGCTCGGTTATGGTGGAAACCTTGCGTGCATCCGCACCCATCGAGCCGGCATGGGCCACGAAATCGATGGCAATCGGGTTGACGTTGGTGTGGGCGTAGAGGTTGTTGAACTCGGCGCCGCCGGTTTCCATCTGCAGGCGGTTGATGCAGCCGTAGCCCCTGTTGTCGGTGATGACGAGCGTGATCTTCACGCCCATGGCAACCGATGTCGCAAGCTCGGAATTCATCATCATGTAGGAGCCGTCGCCGACCATGACGATCACGTCCCGGTCTGGTTCCGCCATCTTGATGCCGAGACCGCCGGCAACCTCGTAACCCATGCAGGAGAAGCCGTATTCCATGTGATAGGAGAGCGGCAGCTTGGATTTCCACAGCTGATGCAACTCACCCGGCATGGTACCGGCCGCGCACATGACAACGGTATTGTCACGCGACTGGCGCTGCACCGCGCCGATGACCTGCATGTCTGTCGGCAGGCTGTTGACGTGGTCTTCGCCCGGTGCCGCCGTATCGGCATCGGCCTTTTCGAACCATGCCGCCTTGAGGCCAGCATCCGGTGCCGCAAAACGGTGGCTGCCCAGGGCGGCGGAGAGCTTTTCAAGCCCGATCTTCGCATCCGCCGTCAGGCTGATCGCATCGTGCTTGGCGCTGTCATAGGGCTGGACATTGAGCGCCAGGATCTTGCGGTTCGGGTTCTTGAATAGCGCCCAGGAACCGGTGGTGAAATCCTGAAAACGGGTGCCGACGCCGAAGACGAGATCGGCTTTTTCGCTGACGATATTGGCGCTTTCCGCACCGGTGACACCGACGGGACCGAAATTCAGATCATGATCCCATGCGAGGGCCGATTTACCGGCCTGCGTTTCGACAACGGGAATGGAGTGGGTTTCGGCAAAGCGCTTCAGCGTCTCGGTCGCGCCGGCAAAATGCACACCGCCTCCGGCGACGATAACAGGGTTCTTCGCCGCCTTGAGCGCCGCGACCGCTTCTTCGAATTCCATCACATCCGGCTCGGGACGGCGCTGACGCCAGACCCGCTTTTCGAAGAAACTTTCAGGATAATCATAGGCTTCCGCCTGCACATCCTGGCAGAAGGCGAGCGTGACGGGGCCGCAATCGGCCGGGTCCGTCATGGTGCGCATGGCGCGGGGGAGCGCTGTCAGCAACTGTTCCGGCCGCATGATGCGGTCGAAATAACGGCTGACCGGGCGGAAGCAGTCATTCACCGTCATGGTGCCGTCGCCGAAATCTTCCAGCTGCTGCAGCACGGGATCGGGGCCGCGATTGGCGAAGACATCGCCGGGGATAAGCAGAACCGGCAGGCGGTTGACATGCGCGAGCGCTGCCGCCGTCACCATGTTTGCCGCACCCGGGCCGATGGAGGAGGTGACCGCCATGGCGCGGCGGCGACGCAGCTGCTTCGAATAGGCAATGGCCGCATGGGCCATGGATTGCTCGTTCTGGCCGCGATAGGTCGGCAGTTCGTCGCGGATGCCATAAAGCGCCTCGCCGATGCCGGCGACATTGCCATGGCCGAAAATGGCCCACATGCCGGCGATATAGGTTTCGCCGTGTTCATTCATCTGCGCTGCCAGGTAACGAACCATGGCCTGCGCAGCCGTCATTCTGATTGTCTTCACGCTGCCTCTCCCTTTTTGGCGCGCGCCTCATCCCAAATGCGGCACAGGCTGGTATAACGCTGCGCCATATCCTTTACCGCTTCCTCATCGGTCATCCTGCCACCGAGCCAGTTGCGGGCGGCATCCGCGAAAATCGTGCGGCCAACGGCGAAACCTTTGACCAGATCGAAGCCGGCAGCAAGGCGGAAGCTTTCTTCCAACTCGCTTTGCGGCGCGTCGAGACCGAGAACGACGATGCCCCGCACGTAAGGATCGTTGCGATGCACGGCGTCGCAGGCGTTCTTCCATGCGGCATGGGTCTTCATCGGCTCCAGCTTCCACCAGTCGGGATAGACCCCGATCTCGTAGAAGCGCTCGATGATACGGGCGGCGGTAAGATCATCGGTCGGACCAACCTTGGAGGGAATGACCTCCAGCAACATTTCCAGTCGGTTGCGGCGTGCGGCTTCGAACAGCCGTATCACGGTCTCTTCCTGCGCGGCGCGCATGTCTTCCGTATCATCAGGATGATAGAAACACAGAACCTTGACGACATTCTCAAGCGGCCATTCAGAAAGTCCGCCGAAATCCTTGCCGAGTTCGGGTTCCAGCGTCAACGGGCGCGAGCCGGGCCATTCCACCGGACGGCCGATCCAGAGGCCGGAGCCGCTGGCGGCAAACAACGCATCGCGGCCAAGACGACCATCGCAGAGAATGCCATAACCCGCCTCACCACCGGCCACCTGCTGCGCGGCCTGAAGGCATAGCTTCTTGAAAGCGCCGATCTGCTCGTGCTTGATGCCAAGCTCGTCGGCGATGGCCTCCAGCTGCATGCGATGGTCAAAGGCGAAGACGCGCATCGTGTCCCAGTCGCCCTTGCGGTTGGTGGACCAATGCACCTGTTCCAGCGCCTCGTCCTTGCGCAGCGCCTTGTTGCGAATGCCGGCCTTGAAGAAATATTGCAGCTCTTCCCAGCTCGGATAGGCGGGCGTGCAGCCATGGCGGGAGACGGCGAAAGCGCCGCAGGCATTGGCGTATTTCAGCGTCGTCGGCCAGTCTTCGCCGCGCAGCCAGCCACGGAACAGCCCGGCCATGAAACCATCGCCGGCACCCAGAACGTTGAAGACCTCGATCGGGAAACCTTCGCCCGTCTCGCCATCATCGAGGCTGGCAGGAATATCACCGGCGAAAACCGAAGCACCCATCGGCCCGCGCTTGCACACCAGCGTCGCGTTCGAAACCTTGCGCACGGCCTTCAACGCGGTCAGCGTATCGGTGGAGCCACCGGCGATGTGGAACTCTTCCTCGGTACCGACGATCAGGTCGAACAGATGCAGGGTGGATTGCAGCTTGGCGGTAACCTTCTGCGATTCGACAAAACGGCTTTCGCCATCGCCATGGCCGGCCACACCCCAGAGGTTGGGCCGGTAATCGATATCGAGCGCGGTCTTCGCGCCATTTTCGCGGGCGAGTTTCAGCGCCTTCAGCACCGCCGCTTCCGTCTTCGGATGCGACAGATGCGTGCCGGTGGCGCAGACGCAGCCGGCTTCGGCAATGAAGGCGGGATCGATGTCATCTTCGCTGAGCGCCATGTCGGCACAGTTTTCGCGATAGAAAATCAGCGGGAACTGGTTCTGGTCACGAATGCCGAGCAGCACCAGTGCGGTCAGTCGCTCCGGATCGGTTTTTACGCCACGCACGTCAACGCCTTCGCGAACCAGCTGCTCACGGATGAAGCGGCCCATATGTTCATCGCCAACGCGGGTGATGACGGCGCTGTTGAGACCCAGCCGGGCAGCCCCGGCGGCGATGTTGGTGGGAGAGCCGCCAATATATTTGGCAAAGGAGGCCATGTCCTCCAGACGGCCGCCGACCTGCGAACCATACAGGTCGACAGACGAGCGCCCGATCGTGATAAGATCAAGTTTTTTCAAAAGGTTCCTCCTTCGGGCCGCCCGTTGCGGCGGCCTGCCTCACATGTTTGGAGCGATATCGGGCAAAGCTGCCCGCACCTTTCGCCATCCCGCTCCGGCAGGCCTCCTCCGCCCGCTGTCACCCGTCACGAGACGGACGAATATGGAATGCCCGTTTCATGGATTTGGATCATAAATTCTATTTTTTCCATTTTCAATAAAAATATTCAGGCTGTTTTGCGGGTTCCCACAGCCACGGCCAGCGTAATCGCCAGACAGAGCGTGGCGGAAAGTGAGCGGAATGCACCGAAATCGATCTCCGTGACCGTCAGAAGCGTTGCGCCGGATTTGCGTAGCGGATTGACGGCAGAATCAGAGAGCGCAACCACAGGAATGCCATTGGCCCGGGCCGTTTCCGCCAGTTCCAGCGTCTCGGTGGAATAGGGGGAAAAGGTGATGGCGATCAGCGCGTCATCGCTGGAGATGGCGCTGATATTGCCAAGCCCGCCGACGGCGCTGTGCAGAACCGCCGGAACCTTCATCTTCTCGAAGGCATAGGCAAGGTAACTGGCGATGGGGAAAGAACGCCGCAAACCGACAATGTGGACGGTGCGCGCGCCGGCCAGCGCCGAAACGGCCTCGTCAAGCTGCCGTGTATCGACCGACTTCAGCAGCATTTCCAGCGAGGAACGGCCGGCTTCGACAAATTCCGCAAGCAGGCTGGAGGCACTTTCATCGCCCTTTTCACGCAGATGGTCGAGCCGTGTGGTGTAATCCGGCCAGCCGCCGACATAGGAATCGCGAAACAGCCGCTGCATTTCCGAAAACCCGGAAAAGCCCATGATCTGGCAAAACCGCATGAAGGCCGAAGGCTGCACGCCAGCACCCTCTGCCATTTCGGCGACGGTGGAAACGGCGATGCGGTCCTGATTGGAGGCGACATAATCGGCGCATTGCCGCAATCGTTTCGGCAGCCCCTCCGCAACCTGGAGCAATCGCTCCTCAAAAGCCTTCACCGATTCTGGCGCCTCGATTGCCGTCATTGTCGTTCCCTTATGCAG
This window harbors:
- a CDS encoding Gfo/Idh/MocA family protein, encoding MAALGVGLIGTGYMGKCHALAWNNVTSVFGDVERPRLVTLAEVNPELAAKKAAEFGFAHSTGNWRDLLSNPEIDVISVTTPNAFHPEMAIAALEAGKHVWCEKPMAPAFADAVKMRDAARRSGKAAAMGYNYIQNPVIRHIRRLIDEGAIGNVYQVRAEMDEDFMADATQPFYWKSEASSGYGALDDFAVHPLSLLFALFGHAESAITDMVKPYETRPLAGGGERAVETHDLASVLLKLEGGISAVLIANRSAWGRKGRIAIQIYGSTGSILFDQERMNEFQLYTTDGRPEEQGFRTILTAPHHKPYDRFIPAPGHGLGFNDLKVIECRELIAAIEGKKAHIIDFEEGLKIERSIHAMARSFAEGRWVGSSEIAE
- the iolB gene encoding 5-deoxy-glucuronate isomerase, whose product is MTSLLRKPVATSGKVHDITPQSADWGYVGFGLYRLKPGETAAENTGDTEVILVLVEGKATISAGSKDFGELGDRMNVFERKPPHCVYVPAGSEWSLTATTDCTVGVCTAPGEKGSREAQQIGPNGVQLTERGKGANTRYIFPIAMEERDVADSLLVTEVFTPSGNWSSYPPHRHDEDNYPDMTYLEETYYHRLNPAQGFGFQRVFTEDGSLDETMAVSDGDVVLVPKGHHPCGAPYGYEMYYLNVMAGPMRKWRFKNHPDHDWIFKRDNP
- the iolE gene encoding myo-inosose-2 dehydratase, with the protein product MIRYGTNPIAWSNDDDRTLGAHISLEQCLDETAKIGFDGIEKGHKFPTEPEGLKGVLSPRGLSFVSGWHSLNLLTDDIESEKKAMQPALDLLKAMGSKVIIVCETSNAIHGADDTALVDRPRLAADDWAKFGAGVEALAAFAAEQGITLVYHHHMGTVVESEEEIDLLMKHTGPKTHLLLDTGHCLFGGGDPVRVAQKYMGRVGHIHAKNVRPVIADQVRGERLSFLEGVRRGVFTVPGDSEGGVNFPPVLKVAAEHGYSGWLVIEAEQDPDVRNPFEYQSLGLKSLKAFAREAGLDKAEAA
- the iolD gene encoding 3D-(3,5/4)-trihydroxycyclohexane-1,2-dione acylhydrolase (decyclizing); translated protein: MKTIRMTAAQAMVRYLAAQMNEHGETYIAGMWAIFGHGNVAGIGEALYGIRDELPTYRGQNEQSMAHAAIAYSKQLRRRRAMAVTSSIGPGAANMVTAAALAHVNRLPVLLIPGDVFANRGPDPVLQQLEDFGDGTMTVNDCFRPVSRYFDRIMRPEQLLTALPRAMRTMTDPADCGPVTLAFCQDVQAEAYDYPESFFEKRVWRQRRPEPDVMEFEEAVAALKAAKNPVIVAGGGVHFAGATETLKRFAETHSIPVVETQAGKSALAWDHDLNFGPVGVTGAESANIVSEKADLVFGVGTRFQDFTTGSWALFKNPNRKILALNVQPYDSAKHDAISLTADAKIGLEKLSAALGSHRFAAPDAGLKAAWFEKADADTAAPGEDHVNSLPTDMQVIGAVQRQSRDNTVVMCAAGTMPGELHQLWKSKLPLSYHMEYGFSCMGYEVAGGLGIKMAEPDRDVIVMVGDGSYMMMNSELATSVAMGVKITLVITDNRGYGCINRLQMETGGAEFNNLYAHTNVNPIAIDFVAHAGSMGADARKVSTITELEEALAAARASSRTTVIVIDTDPYPTPQAGGHWWDVAVPEISERGEIAGARARYENHLKERQ
- a CDS encoding bifunctional 5-dehydro-2-deoxygluconokinase/5-dehydro-2-deoxyphosphogluconate aldolase; the encoded protein is MKKLDLITIGRSSVDLYGSQVGGRLEDMASFAKYIGGSPTNIAAGAARLGLNSAVITRVGDEHMGRFIREQLVREGVDVRGVKTDPERLTALVLLGIRDQNQFPLIFYRENCADMALSEDDIDPAFIAEAGCVCATGTHLSHPKTEAAVLKALKLARENGAKTALDIDYRPNLWGVAGHGDGESRFVESQKVTAKLQSTLHLFDLIVGTEEEFHIAGGSTDTLTALKAVRKVSNATLVCKRGPMGASVFAGDIPASLDDGETGEGFPIEVFNVLGAGDGFMAGLFRGWLRGEDWPTTLKYANACGAFAVSRHGCTPAYPSWEELQYFFKAGIRNKALRKDEALEQVHWSTNRKGDWDTMRVFAFDHRMQLEAIADELGIKHEQIGAFKKLCLQAAQQVAGGEAGYGILCDGRLGRDALFAASGSGLWIGRPVEWPGSRPLTLEPELGKDFGGLSEWPLENVVKVLCFYHPDDTEDMRAAQEETVIRLFEAARRNRLEMLLEVIPSKVGPTDDLTAARIIERFYEIGVYPDWWKLEPMKTHAAWKNACDAVHRNDPYVRGIVVLGLDAPQSELEESFRLAAGFDLVKGFAVGRTIFADAARNWLGGRMTDEEAVKDMAQRYTSLCRIWDEARAKKGEAA
- a CDS encoding MurR/RpiR family transcriptional regulator translates to MTAIEAPESVKAFEERLLQVAEGLPKRLRQCADYVASNQDRIAVSTVAEMAEGAGVQPSAFMRFCQIMGFSGFSEMQRLFRDSYVGGWPDYTTRLDHLREKGDESASSLLAEFVEAGRSSLEMLLKSVDTRQLDEAVSALAGARTVHIVGLRRSFPIASYLAYAFEKMKVPAVLHSAVGGLGNISAISSDDALIAITFSPYSTETLELAETARANGIPVVALSDSAVNPLRKSGATLLTVTEIDFGAFRSLSATLCLAITLAVAVGTRKTA